One genomic window of Nicotiana sylvestris chromosome 10, ASM39365v2, whole genome shotgun sequence includes the following:
- the LOC104225668 gene encoding probable WRKY transcription factor 57: MDDKDKVDDPLKSAAEFDATESSWSLGADSDNVYSFFGNIDRDSSILNEFGWNFPPSEAAGDKDVSGGSGGAGGFDRIDDDLAGNSSTTPSASATEVPATGKITDEPVSSSCSDDPPEKSTASGGSSASRPPSDTASKVKKKGQKRIRQPRFAFMTKSEVDHLEDGYRWRKYGQKAVKNSPFPRSYYRCTNTKCTVKKRVERSSEDPSIVITTYEGQHCHHTVGFPRGGLISHEAAFTTHQLSPLASQFYLPGRVQYPQEVPMSAPELLQIPGESAEARRLPETSQPANQLPTHDEGLLGDIVPPGMRSR, encoded by the exons ATGGATGATAAGGATAAAGTTGACGATCCATTAAAAAGTGCAGCTGAGTTCGACGCTACTGAGTCGAGCTGGTCACTCGGTGCAGATTCGGACAATGTTTACAGCTTCTTCGGCAATATTGATAGAGATAGCAGTATATTAAACGAATTCGGTTGGAATTTTCCACCGTCGGAGGCGGCCGGAGATAAGGATGTTTCCGGTGGTAGTGGTGGTGCTGGCGGATTTGATCGGATCGATGATGATTTGGCGGGAAATAGTAGTACTACTCCATCTGCTTCTGCTACTGAAGTACCGGCGACGGGGAAAATCACTGATGAACCTGTGTCTTCCAGCTGTTCGGATGATCCTCCGGAGAAATCCACCGCATCCGGTGGCTCTTCCGCCTCCCGACCGCCGTCCGATACAGC AAGCAAGGTTAAAAAGAAGGGTCAGAAACGAATCAGGCAGCCCCGTTTTGCATTTATGACgaaaagtgaagttgatcatcttGAAGATGGCTACAGATGGAGGAAGTATGGTCAAAAAGCTGTTAAAAATAGTCCATTTCCAAG GAGCTATTATCGTTGTACAAATACCAAGTGCACAGTGAAGAAAAGAGTCGAGCGATCTTCTGAAGATCCGTCAATTGTAATCACCACATATGAAGGACAACATTGTCACCATACAGTTGGATTTCCTAGAGGCGGACTTATCAGTCATGAAGCTGCATTTACAACTCATCAATTATCACCTTTAGCCTCACAATTCTACCTTCCCGGGCGTGTTCAATACCCTCAAGAAGTACCTATGAGTGCCCCAGAATTACTTCAAATTCCAGGTGAATCTGCAGAAGCTCGTAGATTGCCAGAGACAAGTCAACCAGCCAACCAGCTGCCAACTCATGATGAAGGATTGCTTGGGGATATTGTACCTCCTGGAATGCGAAGCAGATAA